From Helicobacter sp. MIT 05-5293, one genomic window encodes:
- a CDS encoding phosphoglycerate kinase, protein MKESNIELMKNTKSIKDIDVRDKRILIRVDFNVPMDEDFDISDDTRIREALPTINYCIDNQAQNILLVSHLGRPKTRSMEFSLKHVLKRIERLLGRDVAFAETIESVSEMQNKIGNGGVILIENIRFYEGEEKNSDELSSKLADLCDVYVNDAFGTSHRAHSSTYGIAKYAKERVAGLLLKKEIDSFAKAMANPLKPVLLIVGGSKVSSKLALLYNILDVVDKIIIGGAMSNTFLKALGFDMQKSLVENELVDEARKILEHAKEKKVKIYLPVDVVSTDDIKTHANIKITPAQDIPEGFMAVDMGPATSKLFSEVVRDSQTIIWNGPLGIYEIGAFSRGTFNLAHAVSDTYAFSLIGGGDTADAIDKAGERDNMSFISTGGGASLELLEGKILPAFEVLERK, encoded by the coding sequence ATGAAAGAAAGCAATATCGAGCTTATGAAAAATACGAAAAGCATCAAAGATATTGATGTGAGAGACAAAAGGATTCTTATCCGTGTCGATTTCAATGTCCCTATGGACGAAGACTTTGATATTTCAGATGATACGCGCATTCGTGAAGCGTTGCCTACTATCAATTATTGCATCGACAATCAAGCGCAAAATATTTTATTAGTTAGCCATTTGGGACGCCCTAAAACGCGTTCAATGGAATTTTCACTAAAGCATGTATTGAAACGAATTGAGCGATTACTAGGACGCGATGTCGCATTTGCAGAAACGATTGAAAGCGTAAGCGAAATGCAAAATAAAATCGGCAATGGCGGTGTGATTCTCATTGAAAATATTAGATTCTATGAGGGTGAGGAAAAAAATAGTGATGAGCTTTCCTCCAAACTTGCAGATTTATGTGATGTGTATGTCAATGATGCTTTTGGGACAAGCCACAGAGCGCACTCTAGCACTTATGGGATTGCCAAATATGCCAAAGAACGCGTGGCTGGACTGCTACTAAAAAAAGAGATTGATTCATTTGCTAAAGCAATGGCAAATCCCCTAAAGCCGGTATTGCTCATTGTCGGTGGGAGCAAGGTAAGCTCTAAACTAGCCTTGCTTTATAATATTCTTGATGTGGTGGATAAAATCATTATCGGCGGGGCGATGAGTAATACTTTTCTCAAGGCTTTAGGGTTTGATATGCAAAAATCACTCGTAGAAAATGAGCTTGTCGATGAGGCACGGAAGATTCTCGAACACGCCAAAGAAAAAAAGGTAAAAATTTACTTGCCTGTCGATGTTGTCAGCACAGATGATATTAAGACACACGCAAATATCAAAATCACGCCCGCTCAAGATATACCTGAAGGATTTATGGCTGTCGATATGGGACCTGCGACAAGCAAGCTTTTTAGCGAAGTCGTGCGCGATTCTCAAACGATTATTTGGAATGGACCTTTGGGAATCTATGAAATTGGAGCATTCTCTCGTGGCACATTTAATCTCGCCCATGCTGTCAGTGATACCTATGCTTTTAGTTTGATTGGTGGTGGTGATACAGCCGATGCGATCGATAAAGCAGGCGAAAGAGACAATATGAGCTTTATCTCTACAGGTGGTGGAGCAAGCCTCGAACTCTTAGAGGGTAAAATTTTGCCTGCATTTGAGGTGTTAGAACGCAAATAA
- a CDS encoding MFS transporter yields the protein MGAKAIIGIVYIAIVTLSSVYIPQPLLPLLASEFQTSAHNASLIISITLLPMAFAPLFYGYFLENHQPKIILSFSLFIAGIFQILLTWCHNFELFLILRFVQSLFFPAILTTLLTILTRIQTHSLQFNVSVYIASTIAGGLIGRMGGAWLTEIFSWETCFIVLGISLIIGGLVAMIWIVSAPHHLSKILFSQMLPFLTNKKSLIILGSVFVMFFSFQAILNTLPFHARDMFPDISQNQIGRLYLGYSIGIVVSLLAGFITKIIGGREKTITLSLNLFALGLCGFLIENLAWLYIGMFVMCMGSFIAHSVLNAFNSSLSASHKGVLSGLYLTFYYTGGALGSYLSSFIFSILGWNALVIFLAVLLCLTSIIFYIGTKK from the coding sequence ATGGGCGCAAAAGCGATTATAGGGATTGTCTATATTGCCATCGTAACACTTTCAAGTGTTTATATTCCTCAACCGCTTTTGCCACTTTTAGCTTCTGAATTTCAGACTTCCGCACATAATGCCTCGCTCATTATTTCTATCACACTTTTGCCTATGGCTTTTGCCCCGCTCTTTTATGGGTATTTTTTAGAGAATCACCAGCCTAAAATAATCCTAAGTTTCTCTTTATTTATTGCAGGAATCTTTCAGATTCTCTTGACTTGGTGTCATAATTTCGAATTATTTTTAATTTTGAGATTTGTGCAATCGCTATTCTTTCCGGCAATTCTTACCACACTTTTAACGATCCTTACACGCATACAAACGCACTCTTTACAATTTAATGTGAGTGTCTATATTGCCTCTACGATTGCTGGCGGATTGATTGGACGAATGGGAGGTGCATGGCTCACGGAAATTTTCTCGTGGGAGACATGCTTTATAGTGCTAGGCATATCATTAATTATCGGCGGACTTGTGGCAATGATATGGATTGTCTCTGCCCCTCATCACCTCTCAAAGATTCTCTTCTCTCAAATGTTGCCTTTCTTGACAAACAAAAAATCGCTCATTATTCTTGGTAGTGTGTTTGTGATGTTTTTTAGCTTTCAAGCTATTCTTAACACACTCCCTTTCCACGCTAGAGATATGTTCCCAGATATTTCACAAAACCAAATAGGTCGGCTTTATTTGGGTTACAGCATCGGGATTGTCGTTTCTTTACTTGCCGGATTTATCACAAAAATCATCGGGGGTAGGGAAAAAACGATTACTCTTAGCCTCAATCTTTTTGCTTTAGGTTTGTGTGGATTCTTGATTGAAAACTTAGCTTGGCTGTATATCGGTATGTTTGTAATGTGTATGGGTTCTTTTATTGCTCATTCTGTGCTTAATGCCTTCAATAGCTCCCTAAGTGCTTCTCATAAGGGTGTGCTAAGTGGCTTGTATCTGACTTTTTATTACACAGGTGGTGCTTTAGGTTCGTATCTGTCATCTTTTATTTTTAGTATTTTAGGGTGGAATGCCCTTGTTATTTTTCTTGCTGTTTTGTTGTGTCTCACTTCAATTATTTTCTATATAGGCACGAAAAAATAA
- the hypB gene encoding hydrogenase nickel incorporation protein HypB produces MQDQGFSTQTREQRLNDNPNLSKKSVQIVQKILSKNDMKAQELREFYAKAGLYVVNLMSSPGSGKTTLLESLALSAKSFRFCVLEGDLQTNRDAQRLQAKGISAYQITTGEACHLDAFMIEQGLESLQKQCDFGQIDYLFIENVGNLVCPASYDLGAHLNIVLLSTPEGDDKILKYPSMFLCADAVVVSKADMMEYFDFKLSSIREDLDKLKSQVPLFLLSSKDEQSVAQLRDFITQKCAENYQSKHQF; encoded by the coding sequence ATGCAAGATCAAGGATTTTCCACGCAGACGCGTGAGCAGCGGTTGAATGATAATCCGAATTTGAGCAAAAAGTCTGTTCAAATTGTCCAAAAGATTCTCTCTAAAAACGATATGAAAGCTCAAGAGTTGCGTGAGTTTTATGCCAAAGCAGGTCTTTATGTGGTCAATCTTATGAGTTCTCCGGGCAGTGGCAAAACGACACTTTTAGAATCTTTAGCATTGTCAGCTAAATCTTTTAGATTCTGTGTGTTAGAGGGGGATTTGCAGACAAATCGTGATGCGCAAAGACTGCAAGCTAAAGGTATCAGTGCGTATCAAATCACCACAGGCGAAGCATGTCATCTTGATGCTTTTATGATTGAGCAAGGTTTGGAATCTTTGCAAAAACAATGTGATTTTGGACAAATAGATTATCTTTTTATCGAAAATGTTGGGAATCTTGTGTGCCCAGCAAGCTATGATTTGGGTGCACATCTGAATATTGTTCTGCTTTCTACGCCTGAAGGTGATGATAAGATTCTCAAATATCCGAGTATGTTTTTATGTGCTGATGCTGTGGTGGTGAGCAAGGCAGATATGATGGAATATTTTGACTTTAAACTCTCTAGTATTAGAGAGGATTTGGATAAGCTAAAAAGCCAAGTCCCCTTATTTCTTTTAAGCTCTAAAGATGAGCAAAGCGTAGCGCAATTACGAGATTTTATCACACAAAAATGCGCGGAAAATTATCAATCCAAACATCAATTTTAA
- a CDS encoding RNA-binding protein yields the protein MKTLYVGNLVYAVTRDELKELFSQFGEVISVKLINDRESGKPKGFGFVDMEDEAALKAIEALNEKDFRGRNLRVNEARPKE from the coding sequence TTGAAAACACTTTATGTAGGAAACCTAGTTTATGCAGTAACGCGTGATGAGCTAAAAGAACTTTTTAGTCAATTTGGAGAAGTTATTTCTGTCAAACTTATCAATGATCGAGAAAGTGGGAAACCCAAAGGGTTTGGTTTTGTAGATATGGAAGATGAAGCCGCTCTTAAAGCAATCGAAGCACTCAATGAAAAGGATTTTCGAGGACGCAATTTGCGCGTCAATGAAGCTCGTCCTAAAGAATAA
- the hypF gene encoding carbamoyltransferase HypF translates to MKIFQIELFGIIQGVGFRPFVYTLAHQWGLKGYVQNRYSKLLIILVVENEQILESFLQELFQNIPKNASIHTSKIQEIIQKNEILSIQQNLRESFYILSSPTGDDELQPTSLPYDTRICEQCLKEMFEEKGRFAHYAFTTCAHCGVRYSILKHLPYDRIHTSMSAFQMCLQCQESYNNPFDRRFHAQPNSCLQCAIRLRLFDENDCIVTFPTPSEDDKLITQVAQMLKKGKIVAMKGVGGFNLIADASNQEAIKTLRQRKNRPFKPFAVMFKSLEQIQSIASVSALESEALLSPAAPIVLLEKLRQNHTSQVLTQECLELLAPQVSTIGAILPYNGLMYLLFEKLTSPLIFTSANIPHESIIADVDILRNKLGREGQKIYDAILDYNREIVNPIDDSIVRLIAGKMRPLRLARGFAPKSLRQISSKNQHHTQNCERSYTILALGAHQKASLTFLACDDKKAFSEALISAYIGDLESKDSIERYYHTYTFLSHFYARNTGFKPRIVACDANPRYVSTQIAKEIAKAADSDILPLAHHKAHFYAILGEYEALSQRALGIVWDGTGLGEDGHIWGGEAFIYNPSNPCFNKDSLVDNKMERVAHFEEFTLLGGESATKEIAKVALSLIWSFVPYPDSYLYLFEKTFTPQALNLLRHSFDKKLDLPTSSVGRLFDGVAYLLGILSRQSYEGQSGAMIESLALEHLYRHSDCESPYEFCIHQGVISLKGIVCGVIGDMLAGEILKACDRFLETLAHIALSLSQEFKTENVYFSGGVFQNKLLCDKIHRLFSQNHIAYQMHTILPTNDANISFGQAIYTREILKER, encoded by the coding sequence ATGAAAATTTTTCAAATAGAGCTTTTTGGTATTATTCAAGGAGTGGGATTTCGCCCTTTTGTCTATACTTTAGCGCATCAGTGGGGATTAAAGGGCTATGTGCAGAATCGCTATTCAAAGCTTTTGATTATTTTGGTAGTAGAAAATGAGCAGATTTTAGAATCTTTCCTCCAAGAGCTTTTTCAAAATATCCCCAAAAACGCCTCCATACACACTTCAAAGATTCAAGAAATCATTCAAAAAAACGAGATTCTAAGCATTCAACAAAATCTTAGAGAATCTTTTTATATTCTTAGCTCACCTACGGGTGATGATGAGCTACAACCGACAAGTTTGCCTTATGATACGAGAATCTGCGAACAATGCTTAAAAGAGATGTTTGAAGAAAAGGGCAGATTCGCTCATTATGCTTTTACTACTTGTGCGCATTGTGGTGTGCGATACAGCATTTTAAAACATCTGCCCTATGACAGAATCCATACTTCAATGAGTGCTTTTCAAATGTGCCTACAATGTCAAGAATCATACAATAATCCCTTTGACAGACGCTTTCATGCCCAGCCTAATTCTTGTTTGCAGTGTGCGATTAGGTTGCGTTTGTTTGATGAGAATGATTGTATTGTTACCTTTCCTACTCCGAGCGAAGATGACAAACTTATCACTCAAGTGGCACAAATGCTAAAAAAAGGTAAAATTGTCGCAATGAAGGGCGTAGGTGGGTTTAATTTGATTGCTGATGCGAGCAATCAAGAGGCTATTAAAACTTTAAGACAACGCAAAAATCGTCCTTTTAAGCCTTTTGCGGTGATGTTTAAGTCTTTGGAGCAGATTCAGAGTATTGCCTCTGTCTCTGCTTTAGAATCTGAAGCATTGCTTTCTCCTGCAGCCCCGATAGTCTTGCTTGAAAAACTTCGTCAAAATCACACATCACAAGTTTTGACCCAAGAATGCTTGGAGCTTTTAGCACCACAAGTCAGCACAATAGGAGCTATTTTACCCTACAATGGTTTGATGTATTTGCTTTTTGAGAAGCTCACAAGCCCTTTGATTTTTACAAGTGCAAATATTCCTCACGAATCAATTATTGCTGATGTGGATATATTGAGAAATAAGCTTGGCAGGGAAGGGCAAAAGATTTATGATGCGATTTTGGATTATAATCGCGAGATTGTTAATCCTATTGATGATAGTATTGTGCGTTTGATTGCAGGTAAAATGCGTCCTTTGCGTTTGGCTAGAGGATTCGCACCTAAAAGTTTGCGTCAAATATCATCTAAGAATCAACATCACACACAAAATTGTGAGCGTAGCTATACGATTCTTGCTCTAGGAGCGCATCAAAAAGCAAGCCTTACCTTTTTGGCTTGTGATGACAAAAAGGCATTTTCTGAAGCATTGATTTCTGCATATATCGGGGATTTAGAAAGTAAAGATTCTATTGAGCGTTATTATCACACTTATACTTTTTTATCACATTTTTATGCTAGAAATACTGGATTTAAGCCTCGTATTGTGGCTTGTGATGCGAATCCACGATATGTCTCTACACAGATTGCAAAAGAAATAGCCAAAGCGGCAGATTCTGACATATTACCCTTAGCACATCATAAGGCGCATTTTTATGCGATTTTAGGAGAATATGAGGCGTTATCGCAACGAGCTTTGGGCATTGTATGGGACGGCACGGGATTAGGAGAAGATGGTCATATTTGGGGCGGTGAAGCCTTTATCTATAATCCTTCGAATCCTTGCTTTAATAAGGATTCTCTTGTCGATAATAAAATGGAGCGTGTGGCGCATTTTGAAGAATTTACCTTATTGGGTGGGGAGAGTGCGACTAAAGAAATTGCAAAGGTCGCCTTGAGCCTCATATGGTCTTTTGTGCCTTATCCGGATTCTTACCTGTATCTTTTTGAAAAAACTTTTACGCCTCAAGCATTGAATTTGTTGCGACATTCGTTTGATAAGAAATTAGATTTGCCGACAAGCTCGGTAGGAAGGCTTTTTGATGGTGTTGCTTATTTGCTTGGAATCTTATCAAGGCAAAGCTATGAGGGGCAAAGCGGAGCAATGATAGAATCTTTAGCCTTAGAGCATCTTTATAGGCATTCTGATTGTGAATCTCCCTATGAATTTTGCATTCATCAAGGCGTCATCAGCCTAAAAGGCATTGTGTGTGGTGTGATTGGGGATATGCTTGCGGGAGAGATTCTAAAGGCGTGCGATCGATTTTTAGAAACCCTTGCTCATATTGCCTTATCTTTAAGTCAAGAATTTAAGACAGAAAATGTGTATTTTAGCGGAGGGGTTTTCCAAAATAAGCTTCTTTGTGATAAAATCCATCGGTTATTTTCTCAAAACCATATTGCTTATCAGATGCACACGATTTTGCCTACCAATGATGCAAATATCAGTTTTGGGCAAGCGATTTATACCCGAGAAATACTAAAGGAGCGATGA
- a CDS encoding HypC/HybG/HupF family hydrogenase formation chaperone — MCLAIPSKVVEIKEDKNLAIVDTMGVRREASLDLLDEEVSVGEWVLLHIGYVMSKIDEQSAQESLKLYDEILQAMQEEEQELREANA; from the coding sequence ATGTGTCTAGCGATCCCTTCTAAAGTAGTAGAGATTAAAGAAGATAAGAATCTAGCAATCGTTGATACAATGGGTGTGAGACGCGAGGCAAGTTTAGATTTGCTTGATGAAGAAGTAAGCGTAGGCGAGTGGGTATTGCTCCATATTGGATATGTGATGAGTAAAATTGATGAGCAAAGTGCGCAAGAAAGTCTCAAGCTTTATGATGAGATTCTTCAAGCAATGCAAGAAGAAGAGCAGGAATTACGCGAGGCAAATGCGTGA
- a CDS encoding AAA domain-containing protein → MESSDISLQEALVQGADSYYQYLVANDLGLDEMGINAYEIKGEELILELKGRVFDMDLKISSALFLRVGEKLYPIGENENIESAFYDETSKKLYLSFASDFAPLIQKAHKESLPLALFSDLKFLVSNVQTFFERFGDRVALPTHIDFNELEYIERLSEEQNEALKIVLQSPLSYVWGPPGTGKTQAVLFEALLYYIKQGKKVCVVATTNNALEQVLSTLIKQFDTLGFERSMILRLGTPTLKFMNAFSEVCDPSILMQKGAMTLFNFQNDLKTRLKSSLVVGVTLDGFIKRYESLELRFSHIFLDECAFAPLIKTCALCVDNTPLGFFGDHKQLTPVCEMPHNELNKPENLYANLWNLSSLYLELFLQDYQDSHFYQTRLSSEPKFEHTQMIKLSKTHRYGNNLASILDQYIYHIGLKGNDKQTELFVLDSGVKSESDTHISENEARLCANLCAYLENEDYAVITPFVKQRQRLFTHRINRERIFTIHSSQGQEFDNVIFSPVGLHYHLTNSRQLHALYALNVAISRIKKRLFIVCDYAFWTHQHGQLIRAIIEQSTKIDISDIARRLK, encoded by the coding sequence ATGGAATCCTCCGACATAAGTTTGCAAGAAGCATTGGTGCAAGGTGCGGATAGCTATTACCAATACTTAGTAGCAAATGATTTGGGGCTTGATGAGATGGGCATTAATGCCTATGAGATTAAGGGGGAAGAATTAATCCTTGAGCTTAAAGGCAGAGTCTTTGATATGGATTTGAAAATCTCTTCTGCCTTGTTTTTGCGAGTAGGAGAGAAACTTTATCCCATAGGAGAAAATGAAAACATAGAATCTGCATTTTATGATGAAACTTCCAAAAAGCTTTATTTGTCTTTTGCATCTGATTTTGCACCTTTGATTCAAAAAGCTCATAAAGAATCTTTGCCTTTAGCACTTTTTAGTGATTTAAAATTTTTGGTTTCAAATGTCCAGACATTTTTTGAAAGATTCGGTGATAGGGTAGCATTGCCTACCCATATTGATTTTAATGAATTAGAATATATAGAACGTTTGAGTGAAGAACAAAACGAAGCATTAAAAATAGTGCTACAATCACCTTTAAGCTATGTGTGGGGACCTCCAGGCACAGGAAAAACGCAAGCAGTGCTTTTTGAGGCATTGTTGTATTATATCAAACAAGGCAAAAAAGTATGCGTTGTAGCAACGACAAACAATGCTTTAGAGCAAGTCCTTTCGACTTTAATTAAGCAGTTTGATACGCTCGGTTTTGAGCGCAGTATGATTTTGAGACTCGGCACTCCTACTTTAAAATTTATGAATGCCTTTTCTGAAGTGTGCGACCCAAGCATTTTAATGCAAAAAGGTGCAATGACACTTTTTAATTTTCAAAATGATCTCAAAACGCGCCTTAAATCCTCCCTTGTTGTCGGTGTAACGCTTGATGGTTTTATCAAGCGTTATGAGAGTTTGGAGCTAAGATTCTCGCATATTTTTTTAGATGAGTGTGCGTTTGCTCCTCTTATCAAAACTTGCGCTTTGTGTGTGGATAATACACCTTTGGGATTCTTTGGTGATCATAAGCAACTCACGCCTGTTTGTGAGATGCCTCACAATGAGCTGAATAAACCCGAAAATCTTTATGCCAATTTATGGAATCTTTCTTCTTTATACCTTGAATTATTTTTACAAGACTATCAAGATTCTCATTTTTATCAGACGCGTTTGTCAAGTGAGCCAAAGTTTGAACACACACAAATGATTAAGCTAAGCAAAACGCATCGTTATGGTAATAATCTTGCAAGTATTTTGGATCAATATATTTATCATATCGGTTTAAAGGGGAATGACAAGCAAACAGAGCTTTTTGTGCTTGATAGTGGGGTAAAGAGTGAAAGTGATACACACATTAGCGAGAATGAAGCAAGGCTTTGTGCGAATCTGTGTGCTTATTTGGAAAATGAAGATTATGCGGTGATTACGCCTTTTGTCAAGCAGCGTCAAAGGCTTTTTACCCATAGGATTAATCGTGAGAGAATCTTTACAATTCACAGCTCACAAGGGCAAGAGTTTGATAATGTTATTTTTTCACCTGTGGGTTTGCATTATCATCTTACCAATTCTCGACAACTTCACGCTTTATATGCGTTAAATGTGGCAATTTCTCGCATTAAAAAGCGATTGTTTATTGTATGTGATTATGCGTTTTGGACACATCAGCATGGACAACTCATTCGTGCTATCATAGAGCAATCTACAAAGATTGATATTAGCGATATTGCAAGGAGATTAAAATGA
- the hypE gene encoding hydrogenase expression/formation protein HypE, which yields MKQEYITLSHGSGGVESSELIEHLFYKILGDSVMESNEDAGVFVSPYSLAMSTDSYVVNPIFFPGGDIGKLCVCGSSNDVAMRGAKPKYLSLALILEEGMLVEDLSKILHSIQSQLLLGGQKILTGDTKVVPKGFADRIYINTTAIGEIQTHRNVSVKNLQEGDVIIVSAPVGTHGAVIFCARNEIALQSDLQSDCAQLYPMLESVLESSLEIHAMRDATRGGLAAVLNEWARACHVEIVLQEDAIPILPQVRGVCEILGLEALNLANEGVCVLCVPKNQANQILSLLQSHPLGQQAQIIGEVSRQTTLAQARVIMRSAWGSERYLEYPQGELLPRIC from the coding sequence ATTAAACAAGAATATATTACTTTATCTCATGGTAGTGGAGGAGTAGAATCAAGCGAGCTGATAGAACATTTATTTTATAAGATTCTCGGAGATTCTGTAATGGAGAGCAATGAAGATGCGGGAGTATTTGTCAGCCCATATTCACTTGCAATGAGCACGGATTCTTATGTCGTTAATCCCATTTTTTTTCCGGGTGGGGATATTGGTAAGCTTTGTGTGTGTGGCTCAAGTAATGATGTTGCAATGCGTGGAGCAAAGCCGAAGTATCTTAGTCTGGCGTTGATTCTTGAAGAAGGAATGCTCGTAGAAGATTTATCAAAAATTTTGCATTCTATACAAAGTCAGCTTTTGTTGGGCGGGCAGAAGATTCTCACAGGTGATACAAAAGTCGTGCCTAAAGGATTTGCAGATAGAATCTATATCAATACGACAGCGATTGGAGAGATTCAAACGCATCGGAATGTGAGTGTAAAGAATCTGCAAGAGGGTGATGTGATTATCGTCAGTGCGCCGGTGGGGACGCATGGAGCGGTGATTTTTTGTGCGAGAAATGAAATAGCTTTGCAAAGTGATTTGCAAAGTGATTGTGCGCAACTTTATCCGATGCTAGAGAGTGTTTTAGAATCTTCGCTAGAAATACATGCAATGCGAGATGCGACTCGTGGAGGACTTGCTGCAGTGCTTAATGAATGGGCTAGGGCTTGTCATGTGGAGATTGTTTTACAAGAAGATGCGATACCTATTTTGCCACAAGTGCGAGGTGTGTGCGAAATATTAGGATTAGAAGCATTGAATCTTGCTAATGAAGGTGTGTGTGTGCTTTGTGTCCCTAAAAATCAAGCAAATCAGATTCTATCTTTACTGCAATCTCACCCTTTGGGGCAACAAGCACAAATCATCGGTGAAGTCAGCAGACAAACGACACTCGCACAAGCGCGTGTGATTATGCGTAGCGCTTGGGGAAGCGAACGCTATCTGGAATATCCGCAAGGCGAATTATTGCCACGCATTTGCTGA
- a CDS encoding glycosyltransferase family 25 protein gives MKVFIINLLRAKERREAIKKQMQDVPQDFEVIFFDAIDAKNGEHLAFKNYSNYLSYLFRGKKTSDGERACFASHYALWLECVKGAEPIVVLEDDVSLKAEFWTKLRHIAQSPYEYVRLMYLSQKATFLPLENDFLISFDSLMGTQGYYLTPKGASAFILHAKSWFCPVDDYMDMFYIHYVPNVCIKPIIQENIEEIPTTIEGRWKKPPLWLKIIREFSRLCFQIRKWVFVRCFLSRLYLPKNMLDCLKKRRGEKC, from the coding sequence GTGAAGGTTTTTATCATCAATCTCTTGCGCGCCAAAGAGCGTAGAGAAGCAATCAAAAAGCAAATGCAAGATGTGCCACAGGATTTTGAAGTCATCTTTTTTGATGCGATTGATGCAAAAAATGGTGAGCATTTAGCCTTTAAAAATTATTCAAATTACTTGAGTTATCTTTTTCGTGGCAAGAAGACGAGTGATGGTGAAAGAGCGTGTTTTGCTAGTCATTATGCCTTATGGCTTGAGTGTGTAAAAGGTGCAGAGCCTATCGTTGTGCTTGAAGACGATGTGAGTTTAAAGGCAGAATTTTGGACAAAACTTAGGCATATCGCACAAAGTCCTTATGAGTATGTGCGATTGATGTATTTGTCTCAAAAAGCGACTTTTTTGCCCCTTGAAAATGATTTTTTAATCAGTTTTGATTCTCTTATGGGCACACAAGGTTATTATTTGACACCTAAGGGTGCAAGTGCTTTTATCTTGCATGCTAAGTCGTGGTTTTGCCCTGTCGATGATTATATGGATATGTTTTATATCCATTATGTGCCAAATGTCTGCATCAAGCCTATTATTCAAGAAAATATTGAGGAGATTCCCACGACCATAGAAGGACGATGGAAAAAACCACCTCTATGGCTCAAAATCATTCGTGAGTTTTCGCGTTTGTGTTTTCAAATACGCAAATGGGTTTTTGTGCGGTGTTTTTTATCAAGGCTTTATTTGCCTAAAAATATGTTGGATTGTCTAAAGAAAAGAAGAGGGGAAAAATGTTAG
- the hypD gene encoding hydrogenase formation protein HypD, protein MLDSAVKSFDLIDSFRDKDVILALKNRIESLATNLKNPLYVMEVCGGHTHTIMRYGLQHLMPENIVFIHGPGCPVCVMPKNRINQAYEIAMQKDVILLTLGDMIKVPGSKGSLQNARALGADVRFVYSPLEVLKIAKDNPTKRIVYFAIGFETTTPMSAALIQRVLEDEVKNVLFHVNHLLIPPPLRAILDSDDTLVNALIAPSHVSVITGAKIYEEILKTYRIPIVVSGFEPVDMMESLYLLTKQAVCGEPKLEVQYSRVVNYEGNLKAQSLIDKYFEPRKSFEWRGLGEIAYSALKLRESYQFLDAEVAFDSVLSKEKIADNKACRCGDILRGVAKPYDCKVFGKACTPSNPLGSCMVSSEGACAAYYKYGSR, encoded by the coding sequence ATGTTAGATTCTGCAGTCAAATCATTTGATCTTATTGATAGTTTTCGTGATAAAGATGTGATTTTGGCATTGAAAAATCGCATTGAATCACTCGCTACCAATCTTAAAAATCCTCTGTATGTGATGGAAGTGTGCGGAGGACATACACATACGATTATGCGTTATGGGTTGCAGCATTTGATGCCTGAAAATATTGTTTTTATTCACGGACCGGGCTGTCCCGTATGTGTGATGCCTAAAAATCGTATTAATCAAGCCTATGAAATTGCAATGCAAAAAGATGTGATTTTACTCACACTTGGTGATATGATTAAAGTTCCGGGTTCAAAAGGGAGCTTGCAAAATGCAAGAGCATTAGGCGCAGATGTGCGCTTTGTCTATTCTCCTCTTGAAGTGCTTAAAATCGCAAAAGACAACCCCACAAAACGCATTGTGTATTTTGCTATTGGTTTTGAGACGACTACACCGATGAGTGCGGCTTTGATTCAAAGGGTGCTTGAAGATGAGGTGAAGAATGTTTTGTTTCATGTCAATCATTTGTTGATACCGCCGCCTTTGAGGGCTATTTTGGATTCTGATGATACACTTGTGAATGCGTTGATTGCGCCATCGCATGTAAGTGTGATTACTGGGGCGAAAATTTATGAAGAGATTCTGAAAACTTACAGAATCCCGATTGTTGTGAGCGGTTTTGAGCCGGTGGATATGATGGAAAGCCTTTATCTTTTAACTAAACAAGCTGTTTGTGGAGAGCCAAAGCTTGAAGTGCAATATAGCCGTGTCGTCAATTATGAAGGGAATCTCAAAGCACAATCTTTGATTGATAAATATTTTGAGCCAAGGAAAAGTTTTGAATGGCGTGGATTGGGAGAGATTGCGTATTCGGCATTAAAACTTCGAGAATCTTATCAATTTTTAGATGCAGAGGTTGCTTTTGATTCTGTTTTAAGCAAAGAAAAGATTGCAGATAATAAAGCTTGTCGTTGTGGCGATATTCTAAGGGGTGTTGCAAAGCCTTATGATTGTAAGGTCTTTGGCAAGGCTTGCACTCCTAGTAATCCTTTAGGCAGCTGTATGGTGAGTAGTGAAGGGGCTTGTGCGGCGTATTATAAATACGGGAGCAGATAA